The following is a genomic window from Neisseria zalophi.
GTGAACCCGTACAAGCCACTTCCGCTGCCAGCTCATCAACATCTAAAGCAGAAGAAGGTAAATGCGGTGAGGGAAAATGTGGTGCTGCTTCTCAAGCTGCCGGTAAGTCTGCCGAAGGTAAATGCGGCGAAGGCAAATGTGGTGCCGCTTCTCAAGCTGCCGGTAAATCTGCCGAAGGTAAATGTGGCGAAGGCAAATGTGGTGCCGCTTCTCAAGCTGCCGATAAATCTGCCGAAGGTAAATGTGGCGAAGGCAAATGTGGTGCCGCTTCTCAAGCTGCCGGTAAATCTGCCGAAGGTAAATGCGGCGAAGGCAAATGTGGCAGTAAATAATATCTTGGCCGTCTGAATCATCAGACTATTTTCAGACGGCCTAACAAACAGAACCCTCAACAAACTTAAAACTTTAAGGAGCTACTTATGAAAAAAACATCATCTTTAATCGCATTAGCCGGTGCTTTAGCTGTTTTAGGCGGCCAATCTGCCTTTGCAGACAATAAACCTGCAGCAGCCAAAACAGTGAAAACAGCAGCAGCTAAAAAAGCCAAAGAAGGCACTTGTGGCGAAGGTAAATGTGGTGCTCATAACCAAAAACACCAAAAATCTGCCGAAG
Proteins encoded in this region:
- a CDS encoding HvfA family oxazolone/thioamide-modified RiPP metallophore encodes the protein MTKTSSSLIALAGLLALAGCQGQSNSEPVQATSAASSSTSKAEEGKCGEGKCGAASQAAGKSAEGKCGEGKCGAASQAAGKSAEGKCGEGKCGAASQAADKSAEGKCGEGKCGAASQAAGKSAEGKCGEGKCGSK